Genomic window (Helianthus annuus cultivar XRQ/B chromosome 3, HanXRQr2.0-SUNRISE, whole genome shotgun sequence):
ctatgcagaacacaaaatattgcgagaacacgcagaacacaaTAAATCACctattttttcaatcctaaaactaaaaacctaaaaagtaaatgaaaatgttgcaAATGTAAGACTTATTGTTACTTACActagaattcaaaacaaaatatggaAAATTCTCACTTTTTgtataacctacacatatgtaggttatgtgtaggttaaattaccAACATGTATGTAAGCTACATGTAGGTAAAAAAATATGGTTTTTTATGTATATGTAATatacatatgaatgtaagaaacataaaattttaaaaaacatGAAAcctaaatcccaaaatttagtgtttTTGTTGTGGACTGAAACCATTGCAAGGTATGGGAgttgtcccacatcggttgtatgggcaaccaatgtggggtttatataccaaatgggttctctcacccaccagactagtcttttgggttgtGTTCTCCTGTTTGGTTtgtaacattggtatcagagccaaactCGGAGTGGTGGCCCACGGAGTGGTGGCCTGGAGAAAGCCAGCCGTGACCAACGTGGCCGTGACCAACGAGGACGTTGGCCTTTAAGGAGGGTCGATTGTTATGGACTGAAACCATTGCAAGGTATgggacttgtcccacatcggttgtatgggcaaccaatgtggggtttatataccaaatgggttctctcacccaccagactagtcttttgggttgtGTTCTCCTGTTTGGTATGTAACATTGGTACCAATGTTATATACCAATGTTATATACCAAACAGGAGAACACAACCCAAAAGACTATTCTGGTGGGTGAGAGagcccatttggtatataaaccccacatTGGTTGTATGgacaaccgatgtgggacaagtcccATACCTTGCAATGGTATTAGTCCATAACAATCGACCCTCCTTAAGGGCCAACGTCCTCGTTGGTCACGGCCATGTTGGTCACGGCTGGCTCTTTCCAGGCCACCACTCCATGGGCCACAACTCCGAGCCTCGTTGGTCACGGCTGGCTCTCTCCAGGCCACCACTCCGAgttctggctctgataccaatgttatATACCAAATAGGAGAACacaacccaaaagactagtctggtgggtgagagagcccatttggtatataaaccccacatcggttgtatggacaaccgatgtgggacaagtcccATACCTTGCAATGGTATTAGTCCATAACAATCGGACATATACCATTGCAAGGTATgggacttgtcccacatcggttgtatgggcaactgatgtggggtttatataccaaatgggctctctcacccaccagactagtcttttgggttgtgttctcctgtttggtatgtaacattggtatcagagccagaacTCGGAGTGGTGGCCCACGGAGTCGTGGCCTGGAGAGAGCCAGCCGTGACCAACGTGGCTGTGACCAACGAGGCTCGGAGTGGTGGCCCATGGAGTGGTGGCCTGGAAAGAGCCAGCCGTGACCAACATGGTCGTGACCAACGAGGAAGTTGGCCCTTAAGGAGGGTCGATTGTTATGGACTAATACCATTGCAAGGTATgggacttgtcccacatcggttgtatgggcaactgatgtggggtttatataccaaatgggctctctcacccaccagactagtcttttgggttgtgttctcctgtttggtatgtaacagttttagagttgttctttttgttgtCGCAATAGTTAGTGTTCTATAATAATCtccatcctatatatatatatatatatatatatatatatatatatgagtagggttcctacggaaagtgtgtttttcctagaaagtctaggaagcgatcttgtccatccgattggtgtgtttaagggttaagattaaatcaatggcaatcttgtaacaattaactatatttaatagattattttaaatgagtaggggcaatttcgTTCTTATGTGTGTTTTAAACCAATCAAAAATAATCGTCAGAGATATCACATCTCCTTAATACACGCCAATTtccatctctctctctttctcgctctaaacccaaattcggaaacccccaaaattataccaaaaatacctaaaatcatggatgaagataagagattttcctTGTTCCATATACGTAAGATCAAGCTTTCATTGTACTGCGTGTTTTACAAAGCGATTACGGGTGATTCTTGTTTGTAATTGACGGTATTTTGCTGATTGCAGGGAAGAGATTCAAAAAGCAGGAAACTTTGGAAATGATAGATAGCAGCGGAACAGTTAACGGAAGCCGATCGAAAGCTGGGGCGAAATCTGCTaatgtaaaacacatttttatgaatctgcttgctgttaaaacacagctgtatgaatctgaattgctgttaaaacacagctgtatgaatctgaatgataaaacacatttgtgtgaatctgcttgctgttaaaacacagctgtatgaatctgaatgataaaacacatttgtatgaatctgcttgctgttaaaacacagttgtatgaatctgaatgctaaaacacaactgtatgaatatgcttgttgttaaaacacatttgtatgaatctgcttgctattaaaacacacctgtatgaatctgaatgctaaaacacaattgtatgaatctgcttgctgttaaaacacaactgtatgaatctgaatgctaaaacacaactgtatgcatctgcttgctgttaaaacacaactgtttgaatctaaatgctaaaacacaactgtatgaatctgcttgctgttaaaacacagctgtatgaatatgaatgctaaaacacaactgtatgaatctgcttgctgttaaaacacaactgtatgaatctgaataataaaacacagctgtatgaatctgcttgctgttaaaacacatcaccaagaacaaactgttaaaacacagtaccaagaacatgctgatagattccagcaagaaaacgaaggaatgattgatattacgcgagatcagaaatcgaaaacaaaaaatttcgaaatttatgtatagttagttattgaagataatttccttaaataaaaatagattgtgaaagtacataaatgcccttttagataaaatccttcaatgccacatgtcgggttcttattgcttcctagactttctaggaaaaacacactttccacccaactcttactctctctctctctctctctctctctctctctatatatatatatatatatatatatatatagggagaagaccatgcgagaaccacctcttattgcgagaaccgcgaaaaccaatgtgaacacaatcaaaaatgcctaaaaatagctaaaaatcacacaaattttttttttatttttttatattttttatataaaaatcgctacttttcggttgtgttcacattggggggggggttaggttttttaggtttttttagctattttaggttgtgttcacattggttctcgcggttctcgcattAAATAGacttctcgcatgagcccctccctatatgtatatatatatatatatatatatatatatataagtacatAAGTTATGCATGGTATATACCGCTATATCACTGCTATAACACCGCTATAACCTATATATCGTATAGCGGACCTTGACCGCTATCCACTATTTTACCGCTTTAACTGCTTAGATCTCCAACCCTACAAATATTCTTAACCTTTTTAATTTTCACTTCATTACCTACCCAttacacacaatatttaaataaaacttttctTTTTTCACTTTGGACCCACCATATTGCATGAACCGAGGCAAAGTCATGCCCTTGTGTAAGGGTATCTAACCTAAGGGCTTATTGAGATGGATGAGTTCCAATAGTAAGGGCTTCTAAAGGTCTCTTAGGGCTTATTCTCTAAGGTCTCATTGGAAATAGTCTAAGAAATCATTAGATTGGACAAACATTGGGTTCTTGCAAGCCATACCATACCACCACTAGGGTCATTAGTAAATATAAACTAAATAACTCGTTACTTGAAATTGTATTTGTAATCGTTGAATGTGAAAGAGTAAAAACTTTGTGCCCATATTGAATggcattttgtttttttttcaaaacggCTGAATAGCATTATAAGAAATCTCAGAATACGTGATACTGGAGTACTAGTTAGTATGTGATTAGATCGATTGAAATGTGCCAAGAGTTGATGGTAATATTCATCTCTTACCAAAAACAAGTGATAAAGCATTGATTCAATAAACGGAAGCATGATTCTTCAGGAGTACGAAAAGAGAAGAGAGTTTTATTGGAAAAAAATTAAGGGAGCGGTTGAGGAGCGTGTAGgagaaggaagaaaagaaaaacgCAACTGAACTGAGATGAGATGTTCGCATCTTATATTGGAGGAGAAGACCCTCCTCTACGTAGATTTAGGGACGTGGGAGAGAATCGCTTAACTGATGCACCTCAAAAAAAAAACTACCAAATTTTGGGGGGTTATTCTGACTGAGATTTATCCTCAGGAATAACTTCCAAGATTAAACGGTCAGGATCATCCcaaaaggatttttttttttgtctaaaaTGGAAGTTAACGAGCGGCGAACAATTTATTAATAATTGAGTTTATATGCGTTAAAGATTTATGATGCAGAAGGATGAATATTATACCACTTAACTATCATTGTGGAAAATGAAGTAAATAAGCTATTTCTAGTATGCTACTATATATCATATGCAGGGGTGGACCCACACTATGTGGGAAGGGTCACCGAACCTTAATGTTTTTTAAAAAGTTAATAGAGACAATATGTTAAAATTGGTGCGGACCCCATAAGAAAAAAATTAGATAAAACCATTGTAACAAGTTGAAGTCTTGTGTGTAGTAAATCCTTTGTCTTATATCTTAAAAGGAAACAGGTTCGATTCTCAATATTTCAATATTTCTGTTTTTACTCAGCCTTATTGCATTCGTCAGATTCAGAGCACAACATCCTTTGGTTAACTGCCTTATGTTTTCTTTTTGCAAGCTTATAAGGTGAATCAAGTTTAGAATACTATAAAAAAGTAATAAATTGAATTATTTTGTAtgaaaaaaatcaaaagtaaaactaaaatttataagttttttaaatatattacaCCAATCCAATATCAAGTTACCCGAGTTGATCGTTTCTGTTTATTTGAATTTTATATTTTTGAAGCTTAATTTGAACTTATTTGGATATGTCATCTGACCAGACCCACATAGCTACCACGGTGCTTCAGTTACATTactgtattatatatatatatatatatatatatatatatatatatatatatatatatatatatatatatatatatatatatatatatatagaggggctcatgcgagaaccacccttattgtgagaaccttgagaaccaatgtgaacacaacctaaaatagctaaaaaacctaaaaaaacctaaccgccaccccccccccaaaaaaaaaaaaaacctaaacccccccacccccaaagcTACCCCCCCACCCCCGcaaaactaaatgctaaaaactaaaaccccaaaaaaaaaaaaaaaactaattaaaccccctcccccctcccaaaaaaaaaaaaactaattaaacccccctcccccaccccccaaaaacctaacccccccccccaagctaaaatactaaaaaactaaacccccaaagaACCTAaacaaatcaaaaaaaaatctaaatttttttttaatattttttatgctcaaatcgctacttttagtggtaaaaaaaatattttttttttaaaattttttttttttggcctcgaaaagtagtgatttttatataaaaaatatttaaaaaaattttttttttgtgtgatttttagctatttttaggcatttttggtgtgttcacatcggttctcgcggttctcacaataagaggtggttctcgcataatcttctccctatatatatatatatatatatatatatggagaagatcatgcgagaaccacctattattgcgagaaccgcgagaaccaatatgaacacaaccaaaaatgcctaaaaatagttaaaaatcacacaaaaattttttttttaatattttttatataaaaatcgctatttttcgaagccaaaaaaaaaatttataaaagattttttttttttgccactaaaagtagcgatttgagcataaaaaatattaaaaaaaaaaattagattttttttttgatttttttagattttcttaGCTTTTTTGGGGGTTTGGTTTTTagtattttagcttgggggggtaggttttttaggttgtgttcacattggttctcgcggttctcgcaataaatggagttctcgcataagcccctccctatatatatatatatatatatatctttaggTTTTATATAATATGCGTTACAAATTGGTTGGGGCGACTAGATCAAAAGCAAACAAACGTAGGCAGTAAAATTCCACTCTTAACAAATGCTGCTCATAGTAGGACGAGGGCAAACATTTGAAGCAGAAAGTTATTTCTCTTGTATGTGAGTTTTTCCAAGTGTGTGTTTGAAGCTTGAACCCCAACAAAGCCAAATAAAAACATAGTTAATGTTGTCTGAACACAAAAAGCAACTCATAGAGTAGTACTAGCTTCAAACTCAGAGACAATATCTTAAACATAAACTAGCAAAACTTCCCTGTGTTTTGGTTCAAGCCTTAAGGCAGATGAGTTGTGACCTACGAAACCATCTTTCCTTAACTCCTCAGCGGATGGGAAATCACtactacataaataaacaaagttaTAAGTTTAAGGACGATCATTTGAAAGAAATAATTAAAAGCAACAATGTCAATAGGTCGAATGGTTACTTACACTGTAGTTGTACACCGCGTGAACTCACTCTTATCCAATTAGTTATGAGCTTAACAAAGCTAGGACAATAAGTCATTATATAGCTTATCCTATATAGGCAGCCCGGCCATTCTAGGTGTAGAATCGTATTTGTGTTAAGACAGTACGCCACGAATTGGTTTGTTTCTTTATCAAGGAGCATCAATACACTAGTACCATTTAAACCATCCATGAGACACAAGGGTTCTGATTTAGGAGTAAGACTTATAATTTCCTGAATTATAGCTATCTCCTTATACCAAGAATCCCCCTTCATCACCCACAGGTCTAATGCTAATGAACACCAACAAATTCGACTTAACCTACCTTTCAGGACTCCCAACATTTTCTTCGATTCAAGTTTTTCCCAGCCTGGAGGGGGTGGAAATAACTCAGATGTTTCTGTAGTCAAGTCAAAATCGTAGATTTGGCCATAAATTCCTAGCCAATACACATGACTATTTAAAAATACACCAGGACCACACCTCATTTTGTTAAGGTCGTCAAGGGTTTGTCCCAGAACTCTCCATTGGTCCGTGCCAAGGGTGTAGACGTCGACTTCATATTCATAAGGCATATAATCGGGTTTCCTCCTCCCGCGAAGTATCACTTTGTATTCCCCATCCATTGAGACTCCGAAACCATAACTCATAGATCCTTCAATCTTCAATTCTGGTTTAGGAAGGAGCATATTTTCTTCCAAGACAGGATTGAATACGTGGATGGAATTATCATATGGGACACAACAGCAGATCAGACCATTGACCGAACCCACCGGGAAACTATCACGATCAAGGGTCTTCACTGGGTCAAGGTTGTCGTGTTCGATCTCTACCCACTGTAAACGTTCTTGCAAATCTACAGTCTTGCCCTCATGAATCATTAGGCACTGACGCGATCTCGAGAGATGAAGTTGAACAAAGTAAGGATCAGAAACAAGATCACGCCACTTTTTGCACACGCACTTGCAGCGGATTATTGTTTTCACCGGAAGTCTTGATAAAATGTCCAGGATGAGATTTTCAGGTAATACTTCTTCCATCGATGGAGAAAACATAACTAGGGTTTTGGTGTTTGTGCAATGCAGAATATATAAGTATtttagggctaggcccaataatgTATTTTGAGCTTTTAAAAATTTATGTAAATACTTTGGGAGCAAGTTATTTCTACGTTGATCTTGGAGGGTTAAATGTTACTTTGGGAGCAagttatttattaaataatttggTGGTTACATATGGCTTGGTGATGAGACGTGATTAGTGGGTAGGTATGTAAAGTCCTAAGTTTTCGATGGAGGTGCGTGATGATTATTAGAGATGGTGTTAGAACACCGTAGTTGGGTTTTTTAGACGTTTTTTCTAAAAAAGAAGGACTCTAAAACGTTGCACACCCGCCCTGGGcgctttttttttcaaaaaaaaggcATAAGGCGTCCTTTTTTCCATGCCGGTGTTCTAATTCTTTGGCCAATGATCGTGCATCCCTTTTTATTTGGCCAATATCAATTTTTGAtgggtttttttatttaaattctaTTACACTTCTTTTAACATAATACTCCACAATGCCCAAATCCCCAGTAcactcattttagaaaaacgctTCATAACGCCCtattgctgactggactgccacacgGCGCAAAACCCCtaagggtgggggcattatttgtgtcttccactacacatggtcttagtaaAGGGCATAGGAGGAGGACGGTTGTGTTGATGTTGGCGTTTGGTGGCGGTGATGGTGTCTCGGTTGCGTATGTTTTGTAATGGTAAATGGTTCTGACCGGTGAAGTCGCATGGTGGGTGCGAAGGGGCTCGGTGAGGATGATGGGTGTGGCTGACGTGGTGAGGTTGAAGGTGTACGACTAAGGTGGGCGGTGTTGGTTACAATGATGATAGCAAGCGGTGGCTATTGATGACGGTAGTAGCGGCCGTGGCGGAGACGGTTGGTAGTGATGGTAAGGTACGGCGCGGCATAGATGTCGTTCAAGTAGTGCTGATGCATTTTTTGTGTGTCTGTTACTAGTCTTGTAATTAtgtgtattttgtacggtctttatcagtcatcgagtctgtattcgcagtcggccaagtcggatatcctcctatccgcttgtgtctgaCTTGTTTGTCTCCTAGTTTATGTATTGGTCGTAAAACTATGCATGTTGCATGTTAAGGGCATATCTGTCTTTATGCTTGTGTGTGTTTGTGCCTTCTGTTTCTGCAATCTGTTATGCAGAAACAGTCATCTGTTTGCAGCCCTTGACGAAACACTCTGTTTCGTCAAATACTTGTCGACGAAACAGGCTTGGTGTTAActgtttctgtttcgtcaaggtgGTCAACGAATCACATGTGATTCGTTGACTGTAGGGCTTGGTTGTTGGGATTTATTGTGTTTCGTCGGCCCAGGTTGTGTTTCGTCAAGCTGTTCAGCCCATCTGCTATAAAAGGCACATATAGTTCACAGTTTAGTTTTagagatgagagaataccctGAAGGTTACTTTGTGtaaactgtgtttgtatcagttgtgCATTCTCATCCcgttaatcaaacgattgtgtttctttggttaaccactGTCTTCTCTttgttctatgtttgatttggcttagttaagtggattccgcacacttaactttgtttgttataaacaaggattttgtggtgaaaatcgatcctccgatttagggacctacaagtggtatcagagccgtggctcttatccttgtttaaaatcaaacatagttcgaTTTGGTTGtcttgtgtttgtgttttgctCAAAAAgtgttcttgaaaactttatattttctgaaaaagAAACCTTAAAATTAGTAGATATTGTTTGCTTGTTAAGAGTTTTGCCAAAAACCATACTAGTTTGAGTGTACACATATAAACTGTTGGTTTTGGTTGAAAGTCTTAAACAAAAATCTGTGTTCGGAAAGTATAAAATTCACCGGTTGTTCttgtgttcttcatatattcataagaAATTCATAGTGTTCTTGGTAAAGTTGCTTTTTAATCCAAGTGATAAGACTTTTGTGTTTTGAAAAGTGTTAAAACATACTCTATTACCCACCATACTTCTAAGTTGGTAGAAAAGCATGGGTTGACATTCGTGTGACTTGACAGACAGTGTATAAACAATTCACCAACTTTCACCAACCTCTGACAACCTTTTTGACGAATCAGTCTTTGACGAATCAAGAAGTCAACGAATCagaaaagtgtttcgccaaagttcccttcgacgaatcaaaagtgtttcgccaaagttCCCTTCGGCgaatcacaagtgtttcgccaaaggttcCTTTGACGAATCAAACATCTGTTTCGACAAACTTCTTTGACGAAACAAAATCTGTTTCGTCACCAGTCGTTTCGTCAAAAAAAACATTCTGTTTCGTAAAAGGTGTTTCGTCGAGAAAGTTGTCAATTTTCAACAGAAGGTTTGCATATTCATCATAACAGTGTGTTTTCAAGTGTTTGTTCAGGTTTTCCACTAGTAGTC
Coding sequences:
- the LOC110881790 gene encoding F-box protein CPR1, whose translation is MFSPSMEEVLPENLILDILSRLPVKTIIRCKCVCKKWRDLVSDPYFVQLHLSRSRQCLMIHEGKTVDLQERLQWVEIEHDNLDPVKTLDRDSFPVGSVNGLICCCVPYDNSIHVFNPVLEENMLLPKPELKIEGSMSYGFGVSMDGEYKVILRGRRKPDYMPYEYEVDVYTLGTDQWRVLGQTLDDLNKMRCGPGVFLNSHVYWLGIYGQIYDFDLTTETSELFPPPPGWEKLESKKMLGVLKGRLSRICWCSLALDLWVMKGDSWYKEIAIIQEIISLTPKSEPLCLMDGLNGTSVLMLLDKETNQFVAYCLNTNTILHLEWPGCLYRISYIMTYCPSFVKLITNWIRVSSRGVQLQLVISHPLRS